From a single Gimesia fumaroli genomic region:
- a CDS encoding putative signal transducing protein: MSESLETVYSTTNVMEAEFIKMTLEGEGIRCMLENELQAGYTGVFEVKVDVMSNDVDRARQIIEEIRESSESADDSSEEE, from the coding sequence ATGAGCGAAAGCCTCGAAACTGTGTATTCTACCACAAACGTCATGGAAGCGGAATTTATTAAAATGACGCTGGAAGGGGAAGGGATACGCTGCATGCTCGAAAATGAACTTCAGGCAGGTTACACCGGGGTCTTTGAAGTCAAAGTTGATGTCATGTCAAACGATGTGGACCGTGCCCGCCAGATCATTGAAGAGATTCGCGAGTCATCCGAATCCGCAGACGATTCATCTGAAGAAGAATAG
- a CDS encoding dipeptidase translates to MLVLPLILAPGSLSAEDSPRKPVVLTERARKLHQQCLVIDGHNDLPWTMRQKAASSFKQADISKPQPKFHTDIPRLKQGNVGAQFWSAYVPSETRLERRAAHETLEQIDLIHRMIKRYPETFEMASTADDIERIHKSGKIASMIGVEGGHSIENSLSLLRVFYGLGVRYMTLTHSDSLDWADSATDDAKNKGLSPFGEEVVLTMNRLGMLVDISHVSPETMEDVLRVSKAPIIASHSSARAIADHARNVPDEILKKMKQNGGVVMVNYFSGFVVPESARQMTEMFNVRRELKQKYPNETEFNREYNRWKSSHKMKPGTIHDVVDHIDHIAKVAGVEHVGIGSDFDGVSTLPQQLEDVSTYPLITQALLDRGYTDQQIKQIMGQNLMRVLRQAEQVSKTLQQQPEE, encoded by the coding sequence ATGCTTGTCTTGCCCCTGATCCTTGCCCCCGGTTCGTTATCGGCTGAGGATTCCCCCCGCAAGCCGGTCGTCCTGACAGAGCGTGCACGGAAGTTGCATCAACAATGCCTGGTGATTGACGGGCACAATGATCTTCCCTGGACCATGCGTCAAAAAGCGGCTTCTTCATTCAAACAGGCCGACATCTCAAAGCCTCAGCCAAAGTTTCATACGGACATTCCGCGACTCAAACAAGGAAATGTTGGTGCCCAGTTCTGGTCTGCCTATGTTCCCTCTGAAACCCGACTCGAACGGCGTGCCGCCCATGAGACGCTGGAGCAGATTGATCTGATTCACCGGATGATCAAACGCTATCCTGAAACCTTCGAAATGGCATCGACGGCCGATGATATTGAACGAATTCACAAGTCGGGAAAAATTGCCTCGATGATCGGCGTGGAAGGCGGGCATTCGATTGAAAATTCGTTGTCTCTGCTGCGAGTGTTTTACGGACTCGGCGTCCGCTACATGACGTTGACGCATTCGGACTCACTCGACTGGGCCGATTCAGCCACCGATGATGCCAAAAACAAAGGACTCTCTCCATTCGGTGAAGAAGTTGTGCTGACGATGAACCGACTGGGAATGCTGGTTGACATTTCACACGTTTCTCCGGAAACAATGGAAGACGTTTTGCGTGTAAGCAAAGCCCCCATCATCGCCTCACATTCTTCTGCCCGCGCGATCGCCGATCATGCCCGGAATGTTCCCGATGAGATTCTCAAGAAAATGAAACAGAACGGCGGTGTGGTGATGGTGAATTACTTCTCTGGTTTCGTGGTTCCCGAATCGGCCCGGCAGATGACGGAAATGTTCAATGTCCGCCGCGAGCTGAAACAGAAATATCCGAACGAAACGGAATTCAACCGGGAATACAATCGCTGGAAAAGCAGCCACAAAATGAAACCGGGCACGATCCACGACGTCGTCGATCACATTGATCACATCGCCAAAGTCGCGGGCGTGGAACACGTGGGCATCGGCTCTGACTTTGATGGCGTCTCAACCCTGCCCCAACAACTGGAAGATGTCTCCACCTACCCGCTGATCACCCAGGCGTTACTAGATCGGGGATACACGGATCAGCAGATCAAGCAGATTATGGGACAGAATCTGATGCGTGTGTTGCGCCAGGCAGAACAGGTTTCGAAAACACTGCAACAGCAGCCGGAGGAATAA